A genomic window from Solanum stenotomum isolate F172 chromosome 10, ASM1918654v1, whole genome shotgun sequence includes:
- the LOC125878347 gene encoding probable methyltransferase PMT20 — MKHKDGKPHQSDKSSWKVPVALTVVVLCGLSFYLGGIFCSERERYVAEAVNKAVDIPKGTATVPVQIKAVSFPECSAEYQDYTPCTDPKRWHKYGRHRLAFLERHCPPSFERQECLVPPPDGYKSPIRWPKSKNECWYRNVPYDWINKQKSNQHWLKKEGEKFLFPGGGTMFPNGVGAYVDLMQDLIPQMKDGTIRTAIDTGCGVASWGGDLLDRGILTVSLAPRDNHQAQVQFALERGIPAILGIISTQRLPFPSNSFDMAHCSRCLIPWTEFGGVYLLEVHRILRPGGFWVLSGPPVNYQRRWRGWNTTIEEQKSDYDKLQELLTSMCFKLFNKKDDIAVWQKLSDNSCYKKLDNPDNYPSKCDDGTEPDSAWYTPLRPCVVVPNPAAKKVKLDALPKWPERLHAAPERVSDVRGGSAGSFKHDDGKWKARAKHYKKLLPALGTDKIRNVMDMNTLYGGFAAAVVDDPLWVMNVVSSYAPNTLSVVYDRGLIGTIHDWCEAFSTYPRTYDLLHLDGLFSAESHRCEMKYVLLEMDRILRPNGYAIIRESSYFVDAIATMTKGMKWSCRKEETEYGVEKEKILICQKKLWYSKQNS, encoded by the exons ATGAAGCACAAAGATGGAAAACCTCATCAATCGGATAAAAGTTCGTGGAAAGTCCCAGTGGCATTAACAGTTGTGGTGCTGTGTGGGCTTTCTTTCTACCTTGGAGGTATTTTTTGCTCTGAAAGGGAGAGATATGTAGCTGAGGCTGTTAACAAGGCTGTTGACATTCCCAAGGGAACTGCTACTGTACCTGTCCAGATCAAAGCCGTTTCGTTTCCTGAATGCAGTGCTGAGTATCAGGACTATACTCCATGCACAGATCCAAAG AGATGGCACAAGTATGGTCGCCATCGTCTTGCTTTCTTGGAACGGCACTGCCCTCCTAGTTTTGAAAGACAGGAATGCTTGGTACCCCCACCAGATGGCTACAAATCGCCTATTAGATGGCCAAAGAGCAAAAATGAGTGTTGGTACAG GAATGTTCCATATGATTGGATTAACAAACAAAAGTCCAATCAACATTGGCTTAAAAAAGAAGGGGAGAAGTTTCTCTTTCCTGGTGGTGGTACAATGTTTCCTAATGGAGTTGGTGCCTATGTTGATTTGATGCAAGATTTGATTCCGCAAATGAAAGATGGGACAATCCGAACTGCCATTGATACTGGATGTGGG GTAGCAAGCTGGGGAGGTGATTTACTGGATCGTGGAATTTTGACGGTCTCTcttgccccaagggacaatcacCAGGCTCAGGTTCAGTTTGCTCTGGAACGTGGAATTCCTGCAATTCTGGGCATCATTTCTACTCAGCGTCTTCCTTTCCCTTCAAACTCTTTTGATATGGCTCATTGTTCAAGATGCCTAATTCCATGGACCGAGTTCG GTGGAGTTTACCTTCTTGAGGTACATCGCATACTCCGACCTGGCGGTTTTTGGGTCCTCTCTGGTCCTCCAGTGAACTATCAACGTCGTTGGAGAGGATGGAATACCACTATTGAGGAGCAAAAATCAGATTACGATAAGTTGCAAGAACTACTAACTTCAATGTGCTTCAAATTATTCAACAAGAAGGACGACATTGCTGTGTGGCAGAAGTTGTCTGACAATAGCTGCTATAAGAAGCTTGATAATCCTGACAACTATCCATCAAAATGTGATGATGGTACTGAACCTGATTCAGCGTGGTACACCCCTCTTCGTCCTTGTGTAGTTGTGCCAAATCCAGCTGCTAAGAAAGTCAAGTTGGATGCCCTCCCCAAGTGGCCAGAAAGATTGCATGCTGCTCCTGAACGCGTTTCTGATGTTCGTGGAGGTAGTGCTGGTTCCTTCAAGCATGATGATGGTAAATGGAAGGCTCGGGCGAAACACTACAAGAAGTTGCTCCCTGCACTTGGGACTGACAAGATCAGAAATGTAATGGACATGAACACCTTGTATGGAGGTTTTGCTGCTGCTGTGGTCGATGATCCGTTGTGGGTCATGAATGTGGTTTCATCTTATGCACCAAATACACTTTCTGTGGTCTACGATAGGGGTCTTATTGGAACAATTCATGACTG GTGTGAGGCTTTCTCAACATACCCTCGGACATACGATCTTCTGCATCTTGATGGCCTCTTCTCTGCCGAAAGTCACAG ATGTGAAATGAAATATGTTCTGCTGGAAATGGATCGTATTTTACGGCCCAATGGATATGCTATAATCCGAGAATCCAGCTATTTCGTAGACGCTATAGCTACTATGACTAAGGGAATGAAATGGAGTTGTCGTAAGGAAGAAACGGAATATGGCGTAGAGAAGGAGAAGATATTGATTTGCCAGAAGAAGTTATGGTATTCAAAGCAAAATTCATGA